A stretch of DNA from Cryptomeria japonica chromosome 4, Sugi_1.0, whole genome shotgun sequence:
CTGGAGAGGCttgttgagacccctcagagattaggctagggttcttgtatattagcacacatgtatcgcgagatgcatgagattgtttatagggaggggaagagcatggctgtcAGAGTTTTGATCttacaggtatgggcttgggagcacctcccagtatgCAAGCCGATTGTAGATGACGACAGAGATCTTGGTCAgcctattgtatatagatatttaggttatattactcagccccatctgggtaaGACAATTTTTTGGAGACGACAGCTAGATGACTTGATAGCCATTATATGAAGACCTTACAGGGGTTTAGAGTCgtgggatgattggaggattgttcagAGAGATCTGTTTGTTACTCGCCCACTCATTGGTAGATTGCAAACTGTGGTTGAGCAATTCATGGTTTCTCGAGTGATGaagcagtatggtagacctcaggggatctcataggagttcaCTGCATACGcacgatatgctgatgaggagaggcaagGATGGACACtgaggttatcttatgccttgggtaTACAAAAGTTGACTGGATTACATCGACTttgatgggattacatggatgacattgcagatgcgggggtattgccccagtacagggattggttccagcaacacCCTTTCCCTAGATTCACTGATCCAACAGAGCAGGCACCtcgtattgaggagattgaggatgatgcccctgcatagGGATAGGAACATGGATAGAGACAAGGACAGAGAGTCAAGGCTTCGAGGCAAATAGGtggcgatcctggtgctagcaacagcagaggggagagggtggatcccttggggtaGTGGGTGTGAGAATGAGCGGAGCGAGGGTGcctgagggtggaggtgaggaggagcgagtagctctgaGATAGGTGAGACAAAGATGGGAGGACCAGGGTGGAGtcggaggtggagatggtggaggagatgggggtggagagcctatgagagaACAGGGGGTCGACGCAGCACGGTCGATGAGAGAACGCCTAGCGGGTTTGCAGTCACAGCTGACAGTGGCACAAACTCAATTGGCAGAGCGAGACCAACAACTAGCAGAGCTTAGGGCTGAGCGAGATCGTCGGCTTGTGGAGCTCAGAGCAGAGCACGATCATCAGGTCGCGACGATGAGGGCAGAGCATGATCATCAGGTTGCAGCGATGAGGCTAGAGCGAGACACTCTTCAGCAAGAGGTTCTCCATCAGACGAGATGAGCAACTTATTATGTTGTGGCTTATAGCGTAGCTATTCTAGTAGTGCAATAGGTTGTACCCTACTCAcagtatatggcatgatcagagggagcacgagcacctcgtCAGGATtctggtcagcaggctccacctcctccaccaggcgatgagggacaggccgagagctagatattctttttgtagctctgagattttttgtagacacacccattttttgtagcctatacgattcttgctccggtGGGAGTTTGTAGATGTTAGTTGACATCAGTTTTTACTCTtagactttatacgatatatatatatatatatatatatatatatatatatatatatatatataggagatctgatttgacttcattgtacttgtgttgatcgattatgagatgctttctatatgctttattctatatgtatgcattttgtttttccagtatggatgtatgtaatgcagatgaatatgaatatttgttttttgtttctttccatatgcaaataaacgatgaaaatgagtaataatgaaatgtatgaatctatataagatgcttatgtatgcagctaacatctcaatacacaagtactcaattggagaaatgatgaaaaagagaccgcttagctaagaaatgatgatgcatccaactctcattcagaatataaagagattattaccataccaaaatcactctaaattcataaaatacagaatgaaatgcaaaatgagatgcaaaatgaaatgcaacctaaacctagtcactagatttaaaatgcttaagtttcatcactgagcataacaaacatgacaggcagattagagttcctttcttttcatgtgcaatattaattatcttgtctacaatgacccttttttcgttcatatccttggacaaattttgcagggacccggattgcatgataaagaaattccctcaaaatagacaaagaaataatgggaacctccctgtagcttacaaataagcagagttgaggtatgtgtggtgatttcaccttgatgtgaaggctcttatcacagacacctagcttattagatgtttccagatcatcagaatcattcctacaagcagaaaacaaagaaaatattatgcccccaatccttgctcctcttagtcaagatagacttccttgagttactcaaagggataataaacaaaaatcaatataaaagacaacatacaaagtaaattttcattcatatctcaaactgtttagtgattattttcaattttgttgttttgtttgtgtactcagtgataaaaatctttggtagttaggagacatgtgattgagtcagagtggatgaccaggtttcactgacgaaaagatgacttggttgatactgcttaggatatgtaatgttctctgtcgattaacctaagactaggacattaaccagtttcaagccatgggggttccaacgaactaggatgtcacaaaagtgactgaaatatatgtacaagcgataatACAGATatatgaaagcgggaaatgccaacgttgtgttgatagatggagcattgagtacaagaggcgcctgtttgccaggttttcacctacttggcagagattcatcattttttttttaccaaggtgcctgtttaccaggttttcaccagggcattttttttctttttctctttttctttttttttctttttttttaggactttttaatgatttttttaatgatttttttcagCACTTTTTCAGTTGTAcaagttgctggagcagagaatgctaagtgaagaatttcttcaaatggatggtgttaatcggttcatggagcttttcttcttccaatgttgagagctgataggcaccagagccaaatactgcaataacaatgtagggacccagccagttgggtttaaacttccctttgttttcttgaaactgttgatttttaggattttctcttagaactaggtcaccaacctgaaattctctttgtcgaaccttcttgttatatcctctggacattctcttttgatacactctgagatgatcaaataccacttgtcgacgttcatccagcaattcgagttcttgcaatctagatatcctatagtcttcatcagtaacaaaaccttgcaaagaaactcttagagatggtatttatttaataggtaatactgcttcagacccatacaccaaagagtaaggtgtagccccagtaggtgttttgatacttgttctgtaagcccataatgcaagattgagttgcagatgtcaatccttcctagatttgtttactgttttgtgtaagatagtcaacaggtttttgttggatgcctcagcttgtccattaccttgagggtaatatacagatgaccagtgttgtttaattttgaatttctcatagagcttgtccagatctttattcttgaattgtcctccattgtcagtcatgatggacgaaggtatcccatacttgcaaatgatatggtttagaatgaacaaagctacttgtttactggtttcTTTGATGAgtagaaccacttctacccacttagtgaaatactcagtggtagttatgataaatttatgtccgTTATATGATGTAGGatagatctgacc
This window harbors:
- the LOC131875128 gene encoding uncharacterized protein LOC131875128 translates to MDRPEKFGVGGGSRGRAEGGVGGGDGGGDGGGEPMREQGVDAARSMRERLAGLQSQLTVAQTQLAERDQQLAELRAERDRRLVELRAEHDHQVATMRAEHDHQVAAMRLERDTLQQEVLHQTR